One Natrinema halophilum genomic window carries:
- a CDS encoding class I SAM-dependent methyltransferase — MCHDEYLSAVIAKPRADIAIESLRSEGVYDESRCVREYDDAHVALPVEEPPQRTSVREVIRQLEPEFRNATLESLLTERGWSDEELESAPGSWAVIGSVILVTVPEDCPDETELSEALLELHGEADSVLADEGIATDGEAGTYRKPQTRHLAGERNTETIHTEHGTRYGLDPASVMLAPGNQAERARMGDLESVADDRVFDMFAGIGYFTLPLARAGARVTATEINPAAFRYLLENAMLNDVSDRVDAYMTDCREVAGEIEADRVVMGYYGRSDGTAADETDSDHGTRTDEAHEFLPAALEALVPGGVVHYHEATPEPLLWDRPLERLERAADEAGRELEVLEKRRVKSHSAGVAHVVVDARFE, encoded by the coding sequence ATGTGTCACGACGAATACCTTAGCGCAGTCATAGCGAAGCCTCGAGCCGACATCGCCATCGAATCGCTCCGGAGCGAAGGCGTCTACGACGAGTCGCGATGCGTGCGAGAGTACGACGATGCACACGTTGCACTCCCAGTCGAGGAACCTCCCCAGCGTACCAGCGTTCGCGAGGTGATCCGTCAGCTCGAACCAGAGTTCAGAAATGCGACTCTCGAGTCCCTGCTCACAGAGCGGGGCTGGAGCGACGAGGAACTCGAATCCGCACCCGGCTCCTGGGCGGTGATCGGATCGGTGATTCTCGTGACAGTTCCCGAAGACTGTCCCGACGAAACCGAACTCAGCGAAGCGCTGCTCGAGTTACACGGCGAGGCAGACAGCGTACTCGCCGACGAAGGGATCGCCACCGACGGCGAAGCGGGGACCTATCGGAAGCCCCAAACCCGGCACCTGGCGGGTGAACGGAACACGGAAACGATCCACACGGAACATGGAACCCGATACGGGCTCGATCCCGCGTCGGTGATGTTAGCCCCCGGAAACCAGGCCGAGCGCGCTCGAATGGGCGACCTCGAGTCCGTGGCCGACGACCGGGTGTTCGATATGTTCGCCGGCATCGGCTACTTCACGCTGCCGCTGGCCAGGGCCGGTGCGCGGGTCACCGCGACCGAGATCAACCCGGCTGCCTTCCGCTACCTGCTCGAAAACGCCATGCTCAACGACGTCAGCGACCGGGTCGACGCATATATGACAGACTGCAGAGAGGTCGCGGGCGAAATCGAAGCCGATCGCGTCGTCATGGGCTACTACGGCAGGTCGGATGGCACTGCCGCAGATGAGACCGATTCCGACCACGGGACGCGAACCGACGAGGCACACGAGTTCCTCCCGGCCGCCCTCGAGGCGCTGGTCCCCGGCGGCGTCGTCCACTACCACGAAGCGACCCCCGAACCCCTGCTGTGGGACCGACCGCTCGAGCGACTCGAACGGGCTGCAGACGAAGCCGGACGGGAACTCGAGGTGCTCGAGAAGCGGCGTGTGAAGAGTCACAGCGCAGGTGTTGCACACGTCGTCGTCGATGCTCGGTTCGAGTAG
- a CDS encoding helicase C-terminal domain-containing protein gives MNPERIFDAFPAPSYRGAQQQALRDVRDAFAAGNDVVLVRAPTGSGKSLLARAVAGCARRADEGDPSDATGAYYTTPQVSQLDDVAADDLLADLNVIRGKSNYSCILPNERNTPVNQAPCVRERGYDCSVKHRCPYFSDRAIASNREIAAMTLAYFMQTAGSEVFRTRDVVVVDEAHGLAEWAEMYATIQLGPRTVPFWDDLRVPEVETVERAVRYAENLAGTCTRRKDELLAQDSLSPAEVRERDRLQELIGELEWFVSDFRDPQSPTTWLVDQSDPAGSRRAAAEDDENDDDPQGGPLTVKPMNPEKYLQHTVWDRGNKFALLSATILNKDAFCRQVGLDPETVALIDVDHTFPVENRPLYDVTQGKMTYGQRSETTPKIARTIVRLMQRHSDEKGLVHAHSYDIQERLADLLADFGVGDRIRVHDRDGRDAALEAWTATDDPDVFLSVKMEEALDLKGDLCRWQVLCKAPFLNTGDSRVAHRLEEGQWAWYYRTALRTVIQACGRVVRAPDDYGATYLADSSLLDCFERARTDMPDWFEAQVDRMEQPTLPAFDPNEALGDGASKPGTGTKMGTQPTGGSDGTEAAERGDADRGTSRSSRSRRSSRSSPLADVWDTDE, from the coding sequence GTGAACCCCGAGCGGATCTTCGATGCGTTTCCCGCGCCGAGCTATCGCGGGGCGCAGCAACAGGCCCTCCGTGACGTTCGCGACGCCTTCGCGGCCGGCAACGACGTCGTCCTCGTGCGCGCCCCGACGGGTAGCGGGAAGTCTTTGCTCGCCCGCGCAGTGGCCGGCTGCGCCCGTCGCGCCGACGAGGGCGATCCGAGCGACGCCACGGGTGCGTACTACACGACCCCGCAGGTCTCCCAGCTGGACGACGTCGCGGCCGACGACCTGCTGGCCGATCTGAACGTCATCCGCGGCAAGTCAAACTACTCCTGCATCCTGCCGAATGAGCGGAATACGCCGGTCAATCAGGCACCTTGCGTCCGCGAACGTGGGTACGACTGTTCCGTGAAACACCGGTGTCCGTACTTTTCGGATCGAGCGATCGCATCGAACCGGGAGATCGCGGCGATGACGCTCGCCTATTTCATGCAGACCGCGGGCAGCGAAGTATTCCGGACCCGTGACGTCGTCGTCGTCGACGAGGCCCACGGTCTCGCCGAGTGGGCGGAGATGTACGCGACCATTCAACTGGGGCCGCGGACCGTCCCGTTCTGGGACGACCTCCGCGTTCCGGAGGTCGAGACCGTCGAGCGGGCGGTCCGCTACGCCGAGAACCTCGCAGGAACCTGTACGCGCCGGAAAGACGAACTACTCGCCCAGGATTCGCTGTCCCCAGCCGAGGTGCGCGAACGCGACCGGCTGCAGGAACTCATCGGCGAACTCGAGTGGTTCGTCTCCGACTTCCGCGATCCGCAGAGTCCGACGACGTGGCTGGTCGACCAGTCTGACCCCGCCGGGAGCCGTCGAGCGGCCGCCGAGGATGACGAGAATGATGACGACCCACAGGGCGGTCCGCTGACGGTCAAGCCGATGAACCCCGAAAAATACCTCCAGCACACCGTCTGGGACCGCGGCAACAAGTTCGCGCTGCTGTCGGCGACGATCCTCAACAAGGACGCGTTCTGCCGGCAGGTCGGGCTCGATCCGGAAACCGTCGCACTGATCGACGTCGATCACACGTTCCCCGTCGAGAACCGGCCGCTGTACGACGTCACGCAGGGAAAGATGACCTACGGGCAGCGATCGGAGACGACGCCGAAGATCGCCCGAACGATCGTCCGGCTCATGCAACGTCACTCCGACGAGAAGGGCCTCGTCCACGCACACTCCTACGACATCCAGGAGCGCCTGGCCGACCTCCTGGCCGACTTTGGCGTCGGCGACCGAATTCGTGTCCACGACCGCGACGGTCGCGACGCCGCCCTCGAGGCCTGGACGGCCACAGACGATCCCGACGTCTTCCTCTCGGTGAAGATGGAAGAGGCGCTCGATCTCAAGGGCGATCTCTGTCGTTGGCAGGTTCTCTGCAAAGCGCCGTTCCTCAACACCGGCGACTCGCGAGTGGCTCACCGCCTCGAGGAGGGCCAGTGGGCGTGGTACTATCGGACGGCGCTTCGGACCGTCATTCAGGCCTGCGGCCGGGTCGTCCGGGCGCCCGACGACTACGGCGCGACGTACCTCGCCGACTCGAGCCTGCTCGATTGCTTCGAACGCGCTCGGACGGACATGCCCGACTGGTTCGAAGCGCAGGTCGACCGGATGGAACAGCCGACCCTGCCGGCGTTCGACCCGAACGAAGCGCTGGGGGACGGCGCCTCGAAACCGGGGACAGGAACGAAGATGGGAACCCAGCCGACTGGGGGTTCGGACGGGACTGAGGCCGCCGAACGGGGAGACGCAGACCGCGGGACGTCTCGGTCCAGTCGATCGCGGCGTTCATCGCGCTCGAGTCCGCTTGCTGACGTCTGGGACACGGACGAATAG
- the cas2 gene encoding CRISPR-associated endonuclease Cas2 produces MYVIMVYDLQADRTHKALKLGRRYLTHVQNSVLEGEISDGDLQQLRGEIEDLLEPGESTIIYELSSDSLLNRTVFGEDPTEDQRFL; encoded by the coding sequence ATGTACGTGATAATGGTATACGATCTCCAGGCAGATCGAACGCACAAAGCGCTGAAACTCGGCCGACGGTATTTGACCCACGTTCAAAACTCTGTCTTGGAGGGGGAGATATCGGATGGTGATCTACAACAACTTCGTGGGGAGATCGAAGACCTGCTTGAACCCGGTGAATCGACCATCATCTATGAGCTTTCATCAGATTCTCTTCTCAATCGAACCGTCTTCGGTGAGGATCCGACAGAAGACCAGCGGTTCCTATAG
- the cas1b gene encoding type I-B CRISPR-associated endonuclease Cas1b, which yields MDRNYHVFSDGRIERKDDTIRLVTDGDEKKHLPIENAEALFVHGQIDFNTRLISFLNDQGVALHVFGWEDYYAGSIMPERGQTSGQTVVSQVQAYDDTEHRRELAASIVSGSIHNMRSNAVYYDSRDRDLEAEISALEQAASRIDDGLPINELMGIEATARKAYYRTFNEILPEEFRLSNREYNPPPNEINSLISFGNSLVYANCVSAIRATALDPAISYLHEPGERRYSLSLDLADLFKPILADRVLFRLVNRGQITRDDFETELGSCLLTEHGRETYSKAFEETLERTVDHPNLNRKVSYQYLLRLEAYKLKKHLLAGERYEPFKRWW from the coding sequence ATGGATCGGAATTACCACGTGTTTTCAGACGGACGAATTGAACGTAAGGACGACACTATCCGGCTCGTGACAGACGGTGATGAGAAGAAGCACCTCCCAATCGAAAACGCCGAAGCACTGTTCGTTCACGGTCAGATCGACTTCAATACCCGGCTGATCTCCTTTTTGAACGACCAAGGTGTGGCCCTGCATGTCTTCGGATGGGAAGATTACTACGCTGGATCAATAATGCCCGAGCGAGGCCAAACCTCCGGTCAAACAGTCGTCTCGCAAGTCCAAGCCTACGATGATACCGAACATAGACGAGAACTGGCTGCATCGATCGTCTCGGGAAGTATTCACAATATGCGATCAAATGCAGTCTATTACGACAGTCGTGATCGCGATCTCGAGGCCGAAATTTCTGCCCTCGAGCAAGCTGCTTCTCGTATTGATGATGGTCTACCCATTAACGAATTGATGGGAATCGAGGCGACCGCTCGAAAAGCATACTACCGCACGTTCAACGAGATTTTACCCGAAGAGTTTCGCCTTTCGAACCGTGAATACAATCCGCCACCCAACGAGATTAATAGCTTGATCTCGTTCGGAAATTCGTTGGTTTACGCGAACTGTGTGTCTGCGATACGAGCGACTGCACTCGATCCCGCGATCAGCTACCTTCACGAACCTGGTGAACGCCGCTATTCACTGTCTCTCGATCTTGCAGACCTATTCAAACCGATACTCGCGGATCGCGTTCTCTTCCGCCTCGTCAATCGAGGGCAGATCACTCGAGATGACTTCGAAACCGAACTAGGTTCGTGTTTGCTGACCGAACACGGCCGCGAAACCTATTCTAAAGCGTTTGAAGAGACGCTCGAACGAACCGTCGACCATCCAAACTTAAATCGAAAGGTTAGCTATCAATATCTATTACGGCTCGAGGCGTATAAGCTCAAGAAGCATCTCCTTGCTGGCGAACGGTACGAACCGTTCAAGCGGTGGTGGTAA
- the cas4 gene encoding CRISPR-associated protein Cas4: protein MTETDPVTRLLETARGNPVDNPFRVTGVMMQYYHVCKRELWFESRNLEIDRENPTVVRGTRIDNTAYDENRRNLHLGMISIDLLEDGRVIEVKPSSALTKPAKMQLSYYLWYLEQIAEVTTDGVLAHPKERNRESVELTDERKMKVEDAIRGIYDVVSKEMPPPAVEKPFCDSCAYHDFCWC from the coding sequence ATGACGGAAACCGATCCCGTTACCCGTCTACTCGAGACTGCTCGCGGGAATCCTGTTGATAACCCGTTTCGTGTTACGGGCGTGATGATGCAGTATTACCACGTTTGTAAGCGCGAACTCTGGTTCGAATCGCGTAATCTCGAGATTGACCGTGAAAACCCTACCGTCGTCCGCGGGACTCGCATAGATAATACGGCTTATGATGAAAATCGGCGCAATCTCCACCTCGGGATGATCTCGATTGACTTACTTGAAGACGGTCGTGTCATCGAGGTCAAACCTTCTTCGGCGCTTACAAAACCTGCGAAGATGCAACTCTCGTACTACCTCTGGTACCTCGAGCAGATTGCCGAAGTCACGACGGATGGCGTGCTCGCTCATCCTAAAGAACGCAATCGTGAATCGGTCGAACTCACAGACGAACGGAAGATGAAAGTCGAAGATGCGATTCGGGGAATCTACGACGTGGTGAGCAAAGAAATGCCGCCACCCGCCGTGGAGAAGCCGTTCTGTGATTCCTGTGCGTACCACGATTTCTGCTGGTGTTGA
- a CDS encoding CRISPR-associated endonuclease Cas3'': MPIRYSHPPEEKHNGVHLFDHLEDVAERVRYVVPADAKTPAEEPIRDIVETIAYVHDFGKATTYFQQYLGVVSGSPKFEQLRYHAPVGSFAAYYALKARGFDTETCLAGFVAVAKHHGTLPDIPKYVFERSHRRSNVSEGNQNAAEKQQAMIAMQLDDINDHVPELAQEVFETATAGAGSWNSFRTEFGDLLGEIESTVATSGTGVGINREAVSESCYALVLECWGSLVLADKTSAASAANSVGPSAGTYEAKKPTLEQLNGYVDDLERESSSDPDGTHSERLNYHRSRARAAVLENAGKFANEGGGVATLTLPTGMGKTLSGLSAGLKVRDRLDGQRIIYALPFTSIIDQVINEAEDVFKTDTTGRLLTAHHHLSETTINDNDPDVADENDDVAGILAESWRAGLTVTTFVQLFESLAGPSNSQSMKLPALRNSVVILDEPQSLPLEWWKLVPRLVSILTDRYDATVIAMTATQPRLFDDATELVDNPDRHFEAAERVHYHLDPSTERYIADQANPKPYAEAISEVNDAFEADDSSLVVCNTIDSARKFTEHVTTANPELVNVGQVYAEQLKATDDADDIDPTAIAGQVTTIGDRSLLHLSTRLRPIDRLHLIETAKTLTECDHTLATVSTQLVEAGVDISFDRVYRDLAPIDSIVQAAGRCNRSFEQDRGDVTVWWLDAPDDQKKTPAEAVYNRGTSLLPVAAETLESVRSDSNSLGEMVVSRTAVDQYHKKLHHEKNVGKEEFVTYVDEARGDKLASLSLIDQRHVVDVVVCRTTNEREIVDSIQDAFDQYEFSKINPLLDELRSRQVSIPVYQPDSKEARELMDLPPVHHETNLRYVDPSRPEFKNFFDPTTGFVVPDNTVERRFL, translated from the coding sequence ATGCCAATTCGGTATTCTCATCCCCCGGAAGAGAAACACAATGGTGTTCATCTTTTCGATCACTTGGAAGATGTCGCCGAGCGGGTCCGATACGTAGTTCCTGCGGATGCAAAGACGCCTGCCGAAGAACCGATTCGGGATATCGTCGAGACGATTGCGTACGTTCACGACTTCGGGAAGGCGACGACCTACTTCCAGCAGTACCTTGGAGTGGTATCCGGGAGCCCAAAATTTGAGCAGTTACGATATCACGCGCCAGTCGGCTCTTTCGCCGCATACTATGCTCTCAAGGCTCGGGGGTTCGACACTGAAACCTGCCTGGCAGGCTTCGTTGCTGTCGCAAAGCATCATGGTACGTTACCAGACATCCCGAAATACGTGTTTGAACGCTCTCATCGCCGTAGTAACGTTTCGGAAGGGAACCAGAATGCTGCGGAAAAGCAGCAGGCCATGATCGCGATGCAACTCGATGACATAAACGACCACGTACCCGAACTAGCTCAGGAGGTGTTCGAGACGGCAACGGCAGGGGCCGGATCGTGGAACTCGTTCCGTACCGAATTCGGTGATCTACTTGGGGAGATCGAATCGACTGTCGCAACGAGTGGTACCGGTGTCGGAATCAACAGAGAGGCGGTATCCGAGTCCTGCTACGCGCTGGTGCTCGAGTGCTGGGGATCGCTTGTCCTCGCGGATAAGACGAGCGCTGCCTCGGCGGCGAACAGTGTTGGGCCATCTGCTGGCACTTACGAGGCAAAGAAACCAACTCTTGAACAGCTGAACGGGTACGTCGATGATCTCGAGCGAGAGTCAAGTTCCGATCCGGACGGCACTCACAGCGAGCGCCTGAACTATCACCGATCGCGTGCTCGAGCGGCCGTTCTCGAGAACGCCGGGAAATTCGCTAATGAAGGCGGGGGCGTTGCAACGCTTACGCTTCCGACGGGGATGGGGAAGACGTTGTCCGGACTCTCAGCAGGGCTTAAAGTTCGAGACCGACTCGACGGTCAGCGTATCATCTACGCGTTGCCCTTTACCAGTATCATCGACCAAGTGATCAACGAGGCTGAGGACGTTTTCAAAACTGACACTACAGGCCGACTCCTCACTGCCCACCACCACCTTTCGGAAACGACGATTAACGACAATGATCCCGACGTTGCTGACGAAAATGACGACGTCGCCGGAATACTTGCTGAGAGTTGGCGCGCTGGACTGACAGTGACAACGTTTGTACAACTGTTCGAGAGCCTCGCAGGACCGTCTAATTCACAATCGATGAAACTTCCTGCTCTCAGAAACAGCGTGGTTATTCTTGACGAGCCACAAAGCCTCCCTCTCGAGTGGTGGAAGCTCGTTCCGCGCCTCGTGTCGATTCTCACGGACCGCTACGATGCAACGGTCATCGCGATGACCGCAACACAGCCCCGGTTATTCGACGATGCGACCGAACTCGTTGACAATCCGGACAGACACTTCGAGGCCGCTGAACGCGTGCACTATCACCTCGACCCATCGACAGAGCGGTATATCGCTGATCAGGCAAATCCAAAACCCTATGCGGAAGCAATTTCGGAGGTCAATGACGCATTCGAGGCTGACGATTCCTCACTAGTGGTCTGTAATACAATCGACAGTGCGAGAAAATTCACGGAACACGTTACTACTGCGAATCCGGAACTGGTGAACGTCGGTCAGGTATATGCCGAGCAACTCAAGGCCACCGATGACGCCGATGATATCGACCCTACAGCGATCGCCGGTCAAGTTACGACTATCGGGGACCGATCACTGCTTCATCTCTCGACTCGGCTTCGTCCGATAGATCGACTCCATCTCATCGAGACGGCGAAAACACTCACCGAGTGTGATCACACACTCGCGACGGTGTCAACCCAACTTGTCGAAGCAGGCGTCGATATCAGCTTCGACCGCGTCTATCGAGATCTCGCCCCTATTGACAGTATTGTCCAGGCGGCTGGCCGCTGCAACCGTTCGTTTGAACAGGATCGAGGTGACGTTACTGTCTGGTGGCTTGATGCACCCGATGACCAAAAAAAGACACCAGCCGAAGCGGTGTACAACCGGGGGACGTCACTCCTCCCGGTCGCCGCCGAAACTCTGGAATCCGTTCGATCCGACAGTAATTCTCTTGGGGAGATGGTTGTCTCTCGGACAGCCGTCGATCAATATCACAAAAAATTACATCATGAGAAAAACGTCGGAAAGGAAGAGTTTGTCACGTATGTTGACGAGGCGAGGGGTGATAAACTCGCATCGCTATCGCTTATCGACCAGCGCCACGTAGTTGACGTGGTCGTCTGCCGAACAACTAACGAACGCGAGATTGTCGATTCGATCCAGGATGCATTTGATCAATACGAATTCTCGAAGATAAACCCGCTCCTCGACGAACTACGGTCGAGACAGGTTTCAATTCCGGTCTACCAGCCTGATTCGAAAGAAGCACGTGAACTTATGGACCTTCCCCCAGTTCATCACGAAACGAATCTCCGCTACGTCGATCCATCGAGACCGGAATTCAAGAACTTCTTCGATCCTACTACTGGGTTCGTCGTCCCTGACAACACCGTAGAACGCCGGTTCCTATGA
- the cas5b gene encoding type I-B CRISPR-associated protein Cas5b has product MGQESLEQWSNDGDNGESADSTEVPDRCLSITIRGPWGHFRRIEGNIVKQTYRIIPRTTVAGLLAAVMGIERDGYYELFSPGNSAIAIEPVREIRTINMPMNTLSTSAGNLQSLNGRGKISVKLPDPTTLRQQHNYEVLVEPAYRIDVSLANDERYRELRNTLEAGKSHYVPSLGLSEHLAEIEYHGNFEVETDHGGDQTEVNSAVPNAVEDVVLEPGTRCQVEESPAFMRRDAGGRTTAGFTAYTYNPDAGPLTVKNVDPARVDGRTVVFV; this is encoded by the coding sequence ATGGGGCAGGAATCGCTTGAACAGTGGTCGAATGATGGTGATAACGGCGAAAGCGCTGATTCCACCGAGGTTCCGGATCGCTGCCTTTCCATTACCATCCGGGGACCGTGGGGGCACTTTCGGCGGATCGAAGGCAATATCGTCAAGCAGACCTACCGGATTATCCCACGAACGACAGTTGCGGGGCTACTCGCCGCCGTTATGGGGATCGAACGGGATGGTTACTACGAGTTGTTTTCGCCCGGCAACTCGGCTATTGCGATCGAACCCGTTCGCGAGATCCGAACGATCAACATGCCGATGAACACCCTCTCCACGTCAGCCGGGAATCTCCAATCGCTCAATGGTCGCGGAAAAATCAGCGTGAAGCTACCAGATCCTACGACGCTTCGCCAGCAACACAACTACGAGGTCCTCGTGGAACCAGCCTATCGCATCGATGTTTCACTTGCAAATGACGAACGCTATCGCGAACTCCGAAATACCCTTGAGGCGGGAAAAAGTCACTACGTTCCCAGTCTTGGCCTCTCCGAGCACCTCGCAGAAATCGAGTATCACGGCAATTTCGAAGTCGAAACTGACCACGGGGGCGATCAAACCGAAGTGAACTCCGCCGTTCCGAACGCCGTCGAAGATGTCGTTCTCGAGCCGGGGACACGATGTCAGGTCGAGGAATCGCCTGCGTTCATGAGACGTGATGCGGGCGGTCGAACGACTGCCGGATTCACGGCGTACACGTACAATCCTGACGCCGGTCCGCTCACGGTCAAGAACGTCGACCCGGCCCGAGTCGACGGTCGGACCGTGGTGTTCGTCTGA
- the cas7b gene encoding type I-B CRISPR-associated protein Cas7/Csh2, producing MSDTTDTVQNRSEMVFLYDAVDANPNGNPLSGANRPRIDPQTQQAIVTDVRLKRYIRDQLDDDGHGVYIRNVQEDGNRYTRGELLEDRLKDVNYDEYDLSDDDEADQFREDIFGEFLENSVDVRYFGATMSVDTDDEYAKHLPDHFTGPVQFSPGKSIHAVNENEEYDSLTSVIATQENKQQGGFDLDDHRIQYGLIRFHGLVDEHGAKDTKLTEGDVERIDTLCWRAIKNQTISRSKVGQEPRLYCRVEYAEESFHLGGLDRDIELDGDQSKPDEELRTVRDLTLEIDDFVSRLENASSRIERVRVVASDVLELSHDGEVGGPEVLYSALRDAIGPDAVEVVDVYDEHTATLPDDTN from the coding sequence ATGTCAGACACAACCGATACCGTTCAGAATCGCTCAGAAATGGTCTTCCTGTATGATGCTGTCGATGCGAACCCTAACGGGAATCCGCTTAGTGGTGCGAATCGGCCGCGGATCGATCCACAGACCCAGCAAGCAATCGTCACCGACGTTCGATTAAAGCGGTATATTCGCGATCAACTCGACGATGACGGTCACGGAGTCTATATCCGAAACGTCCAGGAAGATGGGAACCGGTACACACGAGGAGAATTGCTTGAGGATCGGCTGAAAGACGTCAACTATGACGAGTACGATCTATCAGACGACGACGAAGCTGATCAGTTTCGCGAGGATATTTTCGGTGAATTCCTCGAAAACAGCGTCGACGTTCGTTACTTCGGTGCGACTATGTCGGTCGATACCGACGACGAATACGCAAAGCACCTGCCGGATCACTTCACCGGTCCCGTTCAATTCTCGCCGGGGAAATCGATTCACGCCGTCAACGAGAACGAAGAGTACGACAGCCTGACAAGCGTGATCGCGACTCAGGAGAACAAACAGCAGGGTGGATTCGATCTCGACGACCATCGCATCCAGTACGGTTTAATCCGATTCCATGGGCTCGTTGACGAACACGGTGCCAAAGATACGAAACTTACCGAAGGCGACGTCGAGCGGATTGACACGCTCTGTTGGCGTGCGATCAAAAATCAGACCATCAGTCGGAGCAAGGTTGGGCAGGAACCTCGCCTCTACTGCCGAGTCGAGTACGCTGAGGAAAGTTTCCATCTCGGCGGACTCGACAGAGATATCGAACTCGACGGCGATCAGTCGAAACCCGATGAGGAACTTCGCACTGTTCGGGACTTGACTCTCGAGATAGACGATTTCGTTAGCCGTCTCGAAAATGCAAGCAGCCGGATCGAGCGGGTTCGAGTTGTTGCAAGCGACGTCCTGGAACTTTCTCACGACGGTGAGGTCGGCGGGCCCGAGGTGTTGTACAGTGCTCTCCGTGACGCCATCGGACCAGACGCCGTTGAAGTCGTTGATGTATACGACGAACACACTGCAACTCTCCCGGATGACACCAACTAA